One genomic region from Cellulomonas fengjieae encodes:
- a CDS encoding Pls/PosA family non-ribosomal peptide synthetase — protein sequence MAAERFLRSDRAPAPRTLLDVLAATVVAHGEEPAIDDGSAVVTYRELAEAVRAAAGGLTGAGIGPGDRVGLRIPSGTAELYTAILAVLAAGAAYVPVDVDDPDERARTVFREAGVARILTEGDLATLRTPTEPLGPALDDDAWIIFTSGSTGAPKGVAVTHRSAAAFVDAESRLFVQQSPLGPGDRVLAGLSVAFDASCEEMWLAWANGACLVPAPRALVRTGMDLGPWLVAQGITVISTVPTLAGLWRTEELAGVRLLIFGGEVCPPELVARLVGDGREVWNTYGPTEATVVACAALLTGDGPVRIGHALDGWDLAVVTPDGTQVEEGGLGELIIGGVGLARYLDAARDTEKYAPAESLGWDRAYRSGDLVRYEADGLLFVGRADDQVKVGGRRIELGEVDSALLGLPGVAGAAAAVRRTPAGTSVLVGYLVAGPGVELDLVDSRRRLIGSLPAALVPLLAPVASLPTRGSGKVDRDALPWPLARTHGESEPAAGLTATGRWVAERWTAALGVAVAGPGDDFFAAGGGSLLAAQLVGALRERFPTVTVADVYEYPRIEDLARRLEEFEPAVAAEPRVVEPTPLRAQVLQTVLAIPLAALVGLRWLTWLLAADAVLVATTGAAWVPVVPGVWWWVALGWVVLMSPLGRMGSTVLVARTLLRGLQPGRYPRGGSVHLRLWFTESWAAAAGAENLSCAPWTATYARALGATVGRDVDLHAPPPVTGLLTLGNGCSVEPEVDLRGHWLDGDVLRVGRVRIDERATVGTRSTLAPGTRVGAWSEVAPGSAVLDSVPPGELWVGSPAVFDGPSRRHWPSDRAPRARRWVAIYAATAAALAALPVVAGLCALLVVGVGLRGATTASEGASDALRAVPLAAITAVVVLAAVTLVAVWLFGRGVREGYHAVHSRAGWQVWATLRLMDDARRTLFPLYSSTATPGWLRLLGADIGRDVEASTALMLPTLTTVGDGAFLADDTLIGSYELGHGWLRVERSKVGKRAFLGNSGMIAPGRRVPKRALVAVLSATPEDARAGTSWLGSPPVRLRRTAGEPDDAGTFAPPTRLRVARAFVELCRIVPVICTVGLGVLVLLALQAVLDAGGLATAAVLSPLVLLAAGVVACTVATAAKWLLVGRLRPGEHPLWSSFVWRNELADTFLEVVAVPWLGPAAVGSPALTAWLRTLGARIGRGVWCETYWLPEADLVALGDAATVNRGCVLQTHLFHDRVMSMDTVELGRGASLGPHGVVLPAASLDDGARVGPASLVLRGDTIPAGSRWTGNPVAPA from the coding sequence ATGGCGGCCGAGCGGTTCTTGCGGTCCGACCGCGCACCCGCACCCCGCACGCTGCTGGACGTCCTCGCGGCGACCGTCGTGGCGCACGGGGAGGAGCCGGCGATCGACGACGGCAGTGCGGTCGTGACCTACCGGGAGCTGGCCGAGGCGGTCCGCGCGGCCGCGGGCGGGCTGACGGGTGCGGGCATCGGTCCCGGGGACCGCGTCGGTCTCCGCATCCCGTCGGGGACCGCCGAGCTGTACACGGCGATCCTCGCGGTGCTCGCGGCGGGGGCCGCGTACGTACCGGTCGACGTCGACGACCCCGACGAGCGTGCCCGGACCGTGTTCCGGGAGGCGGGCGTCGCGCGGATCCTCACCGAGGGGGACCTGGCCACCCTGCGCACGCCGACCGAGCCGCTCGGCCCGGCTCTCGACGACGACGCGTGGATCATCTTCACCTCCGGCTCCACCGGTGCGCCGAAGGGCGTGGCGGTCACCCACCGGTCGGCGGCCGCGTTCGTCGACGCCGAGTCGCGGCTGTTCGTGCAGCAGTCGCCGCTCGGTCCGGGCGACCGCGTGCTCGCGGGCCTGTCCGTCGCGTTCGATGCCAGCTGCGAGGAGATGTGGCTCGCGTGGGCGAACGGCGCCTGCCTGGTCCCGGCGCCGCGCGCGCTGGTGCGCACGGGCATGGACCTCGGGCCGTGGCTCGTCGCCCAGGGCATCACCGTCATCTCCACCGTGCCCACGCTCGCCGGGCTGTGGCGCACCGAGGAGCTGGCGGGGGTGCGGCTGCTCATCTTCGGCGGCGAGGTGTGCCCGCCGGAGCTCGTGGCGCGGCTGGTGGGCGACGGTCGCGAGGTGTGGAACACGTACGGGCCCACGGAGGCGACCGTCGTCGCCTGCGCGGCGCTCCTCACCGGTGACGGGCCGGTGCGGATCGGCCATGCGCTCGACGGGTGGGACCTCGCCGTGGTCACGCCCGACGGGACGCAGGTCGAGGAGGGCGGGCTCGGCGAGCTGATCATCGGCGGCGTCGGGCTGGCCCGGTACCTCGACGCCGCGAGGGACACCGAGAAGTACGCACCGGCCGAGTCCCTCGGGTGGGACCGGGCGTACCGCAGCGGCGACCTGGTCCGCTACGAGGCCGATGGGCTGCTGTTCGTCGGGCGCGCCGACGACCAGGTGAAGGTCGGTGGCCGCCGGATCGAGCTGGGTGAGGTCGACTCCGCGCTGCTCGGGCTGCCCGGCGTGGCGGGAGCGGCGGCGGCCGTCCGGCGGACTCCGGCGGGGACGTCGGTGCTCGTCGGCTACCTGGTGGCCGGCCCCGGCGTCGAGCTGGACCTGGTCGACTCCCGGCGACGGCTGATCGGCTCGCTGCCGGCCGCGCTGGTGCCGCTGCTGGCGCCGGTGGCGTCCCTCCCGACCCGTGGGTCGGGCAAGGTCGATCGCGACGCGCTGCCGTGGCCGCTGGCACGCACCCACGGGGAGTCCGAGCCCGCCGCCGGGCTGACCGCGACCGGCCGGTGGGTGGCGGAGCGCTGGACGGCAGCGCTCGGCGTCGCGGTCGCGGGACCGGGCGACGACTTCTTCGCGGCCGGTGGCGGCAGCCTCCTGGCCGCGCAGCTGGTCGGCGCCCTGCGCGAGCGCTTCCCGACGGTCACCGTGGCCGACGTCTACGAGTACCCGCGGATCGAGGACCTAGCCCGCCGGCTCGAGGAGTTCGAGCCCGCCGTCGCCGCCGAACCACGGGTGGTCGAGCCGACCCCGCTCCGGGCGCAGGTGCTCCAGACGGTGCTCGCTATCCCGCTGGCCGCCCTGGTCGGCCTGCGCTGGCTCACCTGGCTCCTGGCGGCGGACGCGGTGCTCGTCGCGACGACCGGCGCCGCATGGGTGCCGGTCGTCCCGGGCGTCTGGTGGTGGGTGGCGCTCGGGTGGGTGGTGCTGATGAGCCCGCTCGGCCGGATGGGGAGCACCGTGCTCGTCGCCCGCACGCTGCTGCGCGGGCTGCAGCCGGGACGCTATCCGCGGGGCGGGTCGGTGCACCTGCGGCTCTGGTTCACCGAGTCCTGGGCGGCCGCCGCCGGCGCGGAGAACCTGTCGTGCGCCCCCTGGACCGCCACGTACGCCCGTGCGCTCGGGGCCACGGTCGGTCGCGACGTCGACCTGCACGCGCCGCCGCCGGTCACCGGGCTGCTCACCCTCGGCAACGGGTGCTCCGTCGAGCCCGAGGTGGACCTGCGCGGGCACTGGTTGGACGGCGACGTGCTCCGGGTCGGTCGGGTGCGGATCGACGAGCGCGCGACGGTGGGCACGCGCAGCACGCTCGCCCCCGGCACCCGCGTCGGTGCCTGGTCCGAGGTCGCCCCCGGCTCGGCCGTCCTCGACTCGGTGCCTCCCGGTGAGCTGTGGGTCGGCTCGCCCGCGGTGTTCGACGGGCCCTCCCGGCGGCACTGGCCCAGCGACCGGGCGCCCCGGGCGCGCCGGTGGGTCGCGATCTACGCAGCGACCGCTGCCGCGCTCGCGGCGCTGCCCGTCGTGGCCGGTCTCTGCGCGCTGCTGGTGGTCGGGGTCGGGCTGCGCGGCGCGACGACGGCGAGCGAGGGCGCGTCCGACGCGCTGCGCGCCGTGCCACTGGCCGCGATCACGGCGGTCGTGGTGCTCGCCGCGGTCACGCTCGTGGCCGTGTGGCTGTTCGGCCGCGGGGTCCGCGAGGGCTACCACGCGGTGCACAGCCGGGCGGGCTGGCAGGTCTGGGCGACGCTGCGGCTCATGGACGACGCACGCAGGACGCTCTTCCCGCTCTACTCGAGCACGGCGACGCCCGGCTGGCTCCGGCTGCTCGGCGCGGACATCGGCCGGGACGTGGAGGCGTCGACGGCGCTCATGCTCCCCACGCTCACCACGGTGGGGGACGGCGCATTCCTGGCTGACGACACCCTCATCGGGTCCTACGAGCTCGGTCACGGCTGGCTGCGGGTCGAGCGGAGCAAGGTGGGTAAGCGCGCGTTCTTGGGCAACTCGGGGATGATCGCCCCCGGCCGCCGGGTGCCCAAGCGCGCCCTCGTCGCGGTGCTGTCGGCGACCCCCGAGGATGCGCGGGCGGGCACCAGCTGGCTCGGGTCGCCGCCCGTGCGGCTGCGGCGGACCGCCGGCGAGCCCGACGACGCCGGCACCTTCGCCCCGCCGACGCGACTGCGGGTGGCCCGCGCGTTCGTCGAGCTCTGCCGGATCGTGCCCGTGATCTGCACCGTGGGGCTGGGCGTGCTCGTGCTGCTGGCGCTGCAGGCGGTGCTGGACGCCGGGGGTCTCGCGACGGCAGCGGTGCTGTCGCCGTTGGTCCTGCTGGCTGCCGGCGTCGTCGCGTGCACCGTGGCGACGGCGGCCAAGTGGCTGTTGGTCGGCCGCCTGCGCCCAGGCGAGCACCCGCTGTGGAGCTCGTTCGTCTGGCGCAACGAGCTGGCCGACACGTTCCTGGAGGTCGTCGCGGTGCCCTGGCTCGGGCCGGCTGCCGTCGGCTCGCCCGCGCTCACGGCCTGGCTGCGCACGCTCGGTGCCCGGATCGGCCGCGGGGTCTGGTGCGAGACCTACTGGCTGCCCGAGGCGGACCTGGTCGCGCTCGGCGACGCGGCCACGGTGAACCGCGGGTGCGTGCTGCAGACCCACCTGTTCCATGATCGGGTGATGAGCATGGACACGGTCGAGCTGGGACGGGGTGCGAGCCTGGGGCCGCACGGGGTGGTGCTGCCGGCGGCGAGCCTGGACGACGGCGCCCGCGTGGGTCCGGCGTCGCTCGTGCTGCGCGGGGACACCATCCCGGCGGGATCGCGCTGGACCGGGAACCCGGTGGCCCCGGCGTGA
- a CDS encoding M1 family metallopeptidase, translating to MTQPPEDPYLPGRPDGGITVDRYELELDYRVATNRLGARAVVLARAARRLDRVALSLATGLRVSQVLVGGKGPERWTHRDGRIAIRLGREVAAGTSLRIEVSYGGQPGPVRGPWGEVGWEELQDGVLVAGQPDGAPTWFPCHDHPADKATFSVSVSAEVGYEVLANGRLVSRTPRAGRVRWVYEQPEPMAPYLATLQIGRYVRVGTAAGQVLVPPRLRTAALHDLARQPEMVALFEDRFGPYPFGGYSVVVTDDVLEIPLEAQGLAVFGANHMDGRRGSERLVAHELAHQWFGNSLTVARWRDIWLHEGFACYAEWLWSEQSGGWSADRHARFAHARLTALPQDLVLGDPGPDGMFDDRLYKRGALTLHALRCTVGDDAFFDILRTWTGRFRHGTVSTESFVECASAVAGRSLVLLVDTWVYRTALPPLPTARPALSADRPAAPASPGR from the coding sequence GTGACGCAGCCGCCCGAGGACCCGTACCTGCCGGGCCGGCCGGACGGCGGCATCACGGTCGACCGGTACGAGCTCGAGCTCGACTACCGGGTGGCCACCAACCGGCTCGGCGCGCGCGCGGTGGTGCTCGCCCGTGCGGCCCGTCGTCTGGACCGCGTCGCGCTGTCCCTGGCCACCGGCCTTCGGGTCAGTCAGGTCCTGGTCGGCGGTAAGGGTCCCGAGCGGTGGACGCACCGTGACGGCCGGATCGCGATCCGGCTGGGCCGGGAGGTGGCGGCCGGCACGAGCCTGCGGATCGAGGTCAGCTACGGCGGGCAGCCCGGACCCGTGCGCGGGCCCTGGGGCGAGGTCGGGTGGGAGGAGCTCCAGGACGGGGTTCTCGTGGCGGGTCAGCCCGACGGCGCGCCCACGTGGTTCCCGTGCCACGACCACCCGGCGGACAAGGCGACCTTCTCGGTGTCCGTCAGCGCGGAGGTCGGCTACGAGGTGCTCGCCAACGGGAGGTTGGTGTCGCGCACGCCGCGGGCCGGGCGCGTCCGGTGGGTGTACGAGCAGCCGGAACCCATGGCGCCGTACCTCGCGACGCTGCAGATCGGCCGCTACGTGCGGGTGGGCACGGCAGCCGGCCAGGTCCTCGTCCCTCCCCGGCTCCGCACGGCTGCCCTGCACGACCTCGCGCGGCAGCCGGAGATGGTCGCGCTGTTCGAGGACCGGTTCGGGCCGTACCCGTTCGGCGGCTACTCGGTCGTGGTGACCGACGACGTCCTCGAGATCCCGCTCGAGGCGCAGGGGCTCGCCGTGTTCGGGGCGAACCACATGGACGGTCGCCGGGGGTCGGAGCGGCTGGTCGCGCACGAGCTCGCGCACCAGTGGTTCGGGAACAGCCTGACGGTCGCCCGGTGGCGGGACATCTGGCTGCACGAGGGCTTCGCGTGCTACGCCGAGTGGTTGTGGTCGGAGCAGTCGGGTGGGTGGTCGGCCGATCGGCACGCGCGGTTCGCTCACGCCCGGCTGACGGCGCTGCCGCAGGACCTGGTCCTGGGAGACCCGGGCCCGGACGGGATGTTCGACGACCGGCTCTACAAGCGGGGCGCGCTCACGCTGCACGCGCTGCGGTGCACGGTCGGGGACGACGCGTTCTTCGACATCCTGCGGACGTGGACCGGGCGCTTCCGGCACGGCACCGTGAGCACCGAGTCGTTCGTGGAGTGCGCCTCAGCCGTGGCGGGTCGGTCGCTGGTGCTGCTGGTCGATACGTGGGTGTACCGGACGGCGCTGCCCCCGTTGCCCACCGCCCGCCCGGCGCTCAGCGCCGACCGGCCAGCTGCACCCGCGTCACCCGGACGCTGA
- a CDS encoding 4'-phosphopantetheinyl transferase family protein, whose protein sequence is MDHATLPVTVHWARTVPVGALADVLTLGERDRAAAVQNEESRDAVASSLVLARTAVGSWAGLDAGAVELHRHCPRCGSRAHGRPSASWRTVPDDVRRTPTPHLSLARTTGLVVVATTRAGAVGIDVERRADRVFGGFDDVVLAGTEARPVDDEARLRTWTRKEALLKAAGRGLDVDPRTLVLGPGDEPPRIEEAPADALGGPWHLQDLDPVEEVLGALALRAHGPVSVRVTRVQLAGRR, encoded by the coding sequence GTGGACCACGCCACCCTGCCGGTCACGGTGCACTGGGCGCGCACCGTCCCCGTCGGGGCCCTCGCGGACGTACTGACGCTCGGCGAGCGGGACCGCGCCGCGGCCGTGCAGAACGAGGAGTCGCGCGACGCGGTCGCGTCGTCGCTCGTGCTGGCGCGCACCGCCGTCGGCTCCTGGGCGGGTCTCGACGCCGGTGCCGTCGAGCTCCACCGGCACTGCCCCCGCTGCGGGAGCCGCGCGCACGGACGCCCCAGCGCGTCGTGGCGCACCGTGCCCGACGACGTGCGCCGGACACCGACCCCGCACCTGAGCCTCGCCCGCACCACCGGCCTCGTCGTCGTCGCGACCACCCGCGCGGGCGCGGTCGGCATCGACGTCGAGCGCCGTGCGGACCGGGTGTTCGGCGGGTTCGACGACGTCGTGCTCGCCGGCACCGAGGCGCGCCCCGTCGACGACGAGGCCCGGCTGAGGACGTGGACCCGCAAGGAGGCGCTGCTCAAGGCGGCCGGGCGGGGACTCGACGTCGACCCCCGCACGCTCGTCCTCGGCCCCGGCGACGAGCCCCCGCGCATCGAGGAGGCGCCGGCGGATGCGCTGGGCGGTCCGTGGCACCTGCAGGACCTCGACCCGGTCGAGGAGGTGCTCGGCGCACTGGCGCTGCGCGCCCACGGACCGGTCAGCGTCCGGGTGACGCGGGTGCAGCTGGCCGGTCGGCGCTGA
- a CDS encoding TIGR03557 family F420-dependent LLM class oxidoreductase encodes MATITSNGFTVGYAAMLEQFHPREAVELSAYAEAHGFSGVMAADHFQPWVPAQGQAAFVWNVLTALGERTTGDIGPGVTAPTFRWHPAMVAQASATLAAMYPGRHWLGLGSGEALNEHIVANYWPEAPERINRMFEAIEIIKKLFTASLAGKDVKHAGPFYKLESTRLWTMPEVAPEILVATAGPVTAKRTGRLADGIITVGAPLEKISGLFGKFAEGAREAGKDPDTMPKVLQLHLSWAETDELALAHAMHEWPNGGMKFPKADIRSPFDFEQMARLVRPEDFDGRMVISADPDVHRAEIQKYVDLGFDRIYLHNVGRNQREWIEVFGRDVLPKLAR; translated from the coding sequence ATGGCAACGATCACGTCGAACGGCTTCACGGTCGGCTATGCGGCGATGTTGGAGCAGTTCCATCCGCGTGAGGCGGTGGAGCTGTCGGCGTATGCCGAGGCGCACGGGTTCTCTGGCGTGATGGCTGCGGATCATTTTCAGCCGTGGGTTCCCGCCCAGGGGCAGGCCGCGTTCGTGTGGAACGTGCTGACCGCGCTGGGGGAGCGCACCACCGGCGACATCGGCCCCGGCGTCACCGCGCCGACGTTCCGGTGGCACCCCGCGATGGTCGCGCAGGCGTCGGCGACGCTCGCCGCGATGTACCCCGGGCGGCACTGGCTGGGGCTCGGCTCCGGCGAGGCGCTCAACGAGCACATCGTGGCCAACTACTGGCCCGAGGCGCCTGAGCGGATCAACCGCATGTTCGAGGCCATCGAGATCATCAAGAAGCTGTTCACGGCGTCGTTGGCGGGCAAGGACGTCAAGCACGCGGGGCCGTTCTACAAGCTGGAGTCCACCCGGTTGTGGACGATGCCCGAGGTCGCCCCGGAGATTCTGGTGGCCACTGCCGGGCCGGTGACGGCCAAGCGCACGGGTCGGCTGGCGGACGGGATCATCACGGTGGGGGCGCCGTTGGAGAAGATCTCGGGACTGTTCGGCAAGTTCGCCGAGGGTGCGCGCGAGGCCGGCAAGGACCCGGACACGATGCCGAAGGTGCTCCAGCTGCACCTGTCGTGGGCCGAGACCGACGAGCTGGCGCTCGCGCACGCGATGCACGAGTGGCCCAACGGCGGCATGAAGTTCCCGAAGGCGGACATCCGCTCGCCGTTCGACTTCGAGCAGATGGCCAGGCTGGTGCGCCCGGAGGACTTCGACGGGCGGATGGTCATCTCCGCGGACCCCGATGTGCACCGTGCGGAGATTCAGAAGTACGTGGACCTGGGGTTCGATCGGATCTATCTGCACAACGTGGGACGCAACCAGCGCGAGTGGATCGAGGTCTTCGGCCGCGACGTGCTGCCGAAGCTGGCCCGATGA
- a CDS encoding coenzyme F420-0:L-glutamate ligase, with the protein MSELRVWAPDGLAEIAPGDDLVALLADLLRDDPPVDGDVLVLTSKVVSKAEGRVVRAENREQAITDETVRVVATREHPGGVTRIVENRLGLVMAAAGVDASNTPEGTVLLLPVDPDASARRIRAGLSAAFGALLGVVITDTAGRPWRQGVTDIAIGAAGLVVLDDLRGQVDSFGRPLVMTQAAVADEIASAGELVKGKAEGRPLAVVRGLGHLVTVEDGPGARVLVRLGTDDMFQQGSAEAYSQGWKDALRDQR; encoded by the coding sequence ATGAGCGAGCTGCGCGTCTGGGCACCCGACGGGCTGGCGGAGATCGCGCCGGGCGACGACCTGGTCGCGTTGCTGGCCGACCTGCTGCGCGACGACCCCCCGGTCGACGGGGACGTGCTGGTGCTCACCAGCAAGGTCGTGTCCAAGGCCGAGGGGCGCGTCGTCCGCGCGGAGAATCGTGAGCAGGCGATCACCGACGAGACCGTGCGCGTGGTCGCCACCCGCGAGCACCCCGGCGGCGTCACCCGGATCGTGGAGAACCGGCTCGGCCTGGTGATGGCCGCGGCCGGGGTCGATGCGTCGAACACGCCCGAGGGCACCGTGCTGCTGCTGCCGGTCGACCCCGACGCGTCCGCGCGGCGGATCCGCGCCGGGCTGTCGGCCGCGTTCGGCGCGCTCCTGGGCGTCGTCATCACCGACACCGCCGGGCGGCCGTGGCGCCAGGGGGTCACCGACATCGCGATCGGCGCCGCCGGGCTCGTGGTGCTCGACGACCTACGCGGGCAGGTCGACTCGTTCGGCCGGCCGCTGGTCATGACGCAGGCCGCCGTCGCCGACGAGATCGCGTCGGCCGGCGAGCTGGTCAAGGGCAAGGCCGAGGGGCGGCCGCTCGCGGTCGTGCGCGGGCTGGGTCACCTGGTGACCGTCGAGGACGGCCCCGGGGCGCGTGTCCTCGTGCGGCTGGGCACCGACGACATGTTCCAGCAGGGCAGCGCCGAGGCGTACTCGCAGGGCTGGAAGGACGCCCTCAGGGACCAGCGGTAG
- a CDS encoding HhH-GPD-type base excision DNA repair protein produces MTLWLTGDPTADQLLTDDPFALLIGMLLDQQVTMESAFAGPAKIADRMGGLDVHRIADADPEQFAALCATPPAVHRYPGSMAGRIQAVAAAIVEDYDGDVTRLWTDGDPDGPTVLKRLKALPGFGDQKARIFLALLGKQRGVQPAGWAEAAGAYGEPGARRSIADVTDPVSLGEVRATKQAAKAAARATAGP; encoded by the coding sequence ATGACCCTGTGGCTCACCGGCGACCCGACCGCCGACCAGCTCCTGACCGACGACCCGTTCGCGCTGCTCATCGGCATGCTCCTGGACCAGCAGGTCACCATGGAGTCCGCGTTCGCGGGTCCCGCAAAGATCGCGGACCGGATGGGCGGCCTCGACGTCCACCGGATCGCGGACGCCGATCCCGAGCAGTTCGCGGCCCTGTGCGCGACGCCGCCCGCGGTGCACCGCTACCCCGGTTCAATGGCCGGCCGCATCCAGGCCGTCGCTGCGGCGATCGTCGAGGACTACGACGGCGACGTCACGCGGCTGTGGACCGACGGTGACCCCGACGGGCCGACCGTGCTGAAGCGGCTGAAGGCGCTGCCGGGCTTCGGCGACCAGAAGGCGCGGATCTTCCTCGCGCTGCTCGGCAAGCAGCGCGGCGTCCAGCCGGCCGGGTGGGCCGAGGCAGCCGGCGCCTATGGGGAGCCCGGTGCCCGCCGGTCGATCGCGGACGTCACCGACCCCGTCTCGCTGGGCGAGGTCCGCGCGACGAAGCAGGCCGCCAAGGCGGCGGCGAGGGCTACCGCTGGTCCCTGA
- the cofC gene encoding 2-phospho-L-lactate guanylyltransferase, giving the protein MRWVVVVPVKPAAEGKTRLAGALSAASRARLVRAMALDTVGAAEAAAGVLRVVVVTADTELRALLGASVDLVDEPGGGLNAAVGAGIARARSLGTGVAVLLGDLPALRPADLADALDLASAHDRAMVADAEGTGTTLLTALPGLSIDPRFGAGSAAAHEHDGHVRLAVPPTSTLRRDVDVPDDLVEVERLGVGPATRAALDQA; this is encoded by the coding sequence GTGCGATGGGTCGTGGTGGTGCCTGTGAAGCCGGCCGCCGAGGGCAAGACGCGCCTGGCCGGGGCGTTGTCCGCGGCGTCGAGGGCGCGTCTGGTGCGGGCCATGGCGCTCGACACCGTCGGTGCGGCCGAGGCGGCGGCGGGTGTTCTGCGGGTCGTCGTCGTCACCGCGGACACCGAGCTGCGCGCGCTGCTGGGTGCGTCCGTGGACCTCGTCGACGAGCCGGGCGGCGGGCTGAACGCCGCGGTCGGTGCCGGGATCGCCCGCGCGCGGTCGCTCGGGACGGGGGTCGCGGTCCTGCTGGGGGATCTGCCGGCCCTGCGTCCCGCGGACCTCGCGGACGCGCTCGACCTGGCAAGTGCCCACGACCGCGCGATGGTGGCCGACGCGGAGGGCACGGGCACCACCCTGCTCACGGCCCTGCCGGGACTGTCGATCGACCCACGGTTCGGGGCGGGCTCGGCCGCGGCGCACGAGCACGACGGCCACGTGCGACTGGCGGTGCCGCCGACGTCGACCCTGCGGCGTGACGTCGACGTGCCGGACGACCTCGTCGAGGTGGAGCGCCTGGGGGTCGGTCCGGCGACGCGCGCCGCCCTCGACCAGGCCTGA
- a CDS encoding SRPBCC family protein, which yields MTGRGIYVETHIAAPVDRVWARTQDPDEHVRWDVRFTRIVPTTPTAGGATRFTYTRRTPFRTVAGDGVSIGESTRPDGTRTSALRFATTDPLSPIRSGRGYWRYAPDDDGTRFVTGYDYRPGWGPVLDRIVRPLLGWATAWSFDRLRIWAERDEPPEQWPLHSVLWVWRPERPRAARCRRAPVHGRRRDDHLRDAPGTLATLPEPEEAR from the coding sequence ATGACGGGCCGGGGGATCTACGTCGAGACCCACATCGCCGCGCCCGTCGACCGGGTGTGGGCCCGCACGCAGGACCCCGACGAGCACGTGCGGTGGGACGTGCGCTTCACGCGCATCGTGCCCACGACCCCGACGGCCGGCGGCGCCACCCGCTTCACGTACACCCGCCGCACCCCGTTCCGCACGGTCGCCGGGGACGGGGTCAGCATCGGCGAGTCGACCCGCCCCGACGGCACCCGGACCTCGGCCCTGCGCTTCGCGACGACCGACCCGCTCTCGCCGATACGGTCCGGCCGCGGCTACTGGCGGTACGCGCCGGACGACGACGGGACGCGCTTCGTCACCGGGTACGACTACCGGCCGGGCTGGGGTCCGGTCCTCGACCGGATCGTCCGTCCGCTGCTCGGGTGGGCGACAGCCTGGAGCTTCGACCGCCTGCGCATCTGGGCGGAGCGGGACGAGCCGCCCGAGCAGTGGCCGCTGCACAGCGTGCTGTGGGTCTGGCGGCCGGAGCGACCGCGCGCCGCCCGGTGCCGTCGCGCGCCCGTGCACGGCCGGCGGCGCGACGACCACCTGCGCGACGCGCCAGGCACGCTCGCCACCCTGCCCGAGCCGGAGGAAGCACGATGA
- a CDS encoding DUF4166 domain-containing protein, with amino-acid sequence MTSLFERAMGDAFFDLHPMMQRRFGVGLDSGEACVGTGVMSQIRLGPWWTRPFLQLGRVRNVLIPDGGTDVPFSIENYPYRDPLGRETVTFVREFDVRGQRRRFDATMVAHDGKVLDYLGTHQHLAVDLELRADADGGLRLTSGAQRFYEGPIGFGFPLALSGRADLHEWYDDAAETFRIELEVVNDRFGFLFGYQGAFTCAWEPALDAPDRLKPRRHERRT; translated from the coding sequence ATGACGTCACTGTTCGAGCGCGCGATGGGCGACGCGTTCTTCGACCTGCACCCGATGATGCAACGCCGGTTCGGGGTAGGCCTCGACAGCGGGGAGGCGTGCGTCGGCACCGGCGTGATGTCGCAGATCCGGCTCGGCCCGTGGTGGACCAGACCGTTCCTCCAGCTCGGCCGGGTCCGCAACGTCCTCATCCCCGACGGCGGCACCGACGTGCCGTTCTCGATCGAGAACTACCCGTACCGCGACCCGCTCGGCCGGGAGACGGTGACGTTCGTCCGCGAGTTCGACGTACGGGGCCAGCGGCGTCGGTTCGACGCGACGATGGTCGCGCACGACGGCAAGGTCCTCGACTACCTGGGTACGCACCAGCACCTCGCCGTCGACCTCGAGCTGCGCGCCGACGCCGACGGCGGCCTGCGACTCACGTCGGGCGCCCAGCGCTTCTACGAGGGGCCGATCGGCTTCGGGTTCCCGCTGGCGCTCAGCGGCCGCGCGGACCTGCACGAGTGGTACGACGACGCCGCCGAGACGTTCCGTATCGAGCTGGAGGTCGTCAACGACCGGTTCGGGTTCCTGTTCGGTTACCAGGGGGCGTTCACGTGCGCCTGGGAGCCGGCTCTCGATGCGCCCGACCGGCTCAAGCCCCGACGGCACGAGCGCCGGACCTGA